The DNA region TAAAGCTCTTTAGAGAAGATAATCAAGAGGGAATGAGAATCTTGCAAGAAAATGAATTGCCACTTCCTTCTATGGAGAATCTTTTGGAGAGATTTTTGCTAGATTTTACTCAAGGATTGTGGCTAGATGCTTTTAAATATAATTTGCCCAATCTTTTGCGTTATGAGGATAGAAATGCAATGCAATTTGGGATTGAAAATCGTACGCCTTTTACGGATTATCGCTTGGTTGAATTTGCTTTTTCTTTGGAGTCTTCTTTGAAATTTGCTAAAGGATATAGTAAATATCTTTTGAGACTTTTGCTAGAAAGATTAGGGAGTAAGGAGCTTGCTTGGAGGGTGGATAAAGTCGGATTTAGCGCTCCTGAATTTGTTTTAGCGCAGACTTTAGGCTATAATGTTAGCTCACTTTTTGGGATACGCTTAGCGTTTTTTGAAGTGTTAAAAATGCGTTTAAAGGGAGAGGTATGATTTGGATTGATGTCGCAACTCCTAAGTATGCGATGTTTTTTGCAGGGATGATTAGAGAGCTAGAAAAAAGGGGATTTGAGGTGCTTGTAACAACGCGTTATGCCCCAAATTACACCGAAGCAAAAGAGATTTTAGAATTGTATCAGATTCCACATATTGTGCTTGGGGAGTATGGTGGCGCAACGCTTTTGGAAAAATTTGAAGCAAGGATTTCTAGACAAAAAGAAATTTTGGATTTATTTAAAGCAAGAGGGGTTCCAAAAGTGCTAATTTGTGGGGCTGTAGTTGATAGTGTGCAGGTGGCTTATGGGATTGGGATTCCAGTGGTGAATTTTGGTGATACACCTGCTGTTGATGGAGTGCAATACTTTGGAATCCCTCGTAATATCACACATGTGGCTAGACTTACTTTGCCTTTTTCTAAGATACTTTTTTATCCTTTTGTGCTACCAAAAGAATTAATGTTGCGTTTTGTGCTCGATGAAAATCAAATCCAATCGTATCCCTTTATTGATGTGGCATTGTGGATAAATGCTATCCAAAAAGATCCTAAAAATGATTTCCGAACACGCTATGGATTAGATACACAAAAACCTACAATTCTAATTCGCGAAGAAGAGTATAAAGCCCATTATGTTAAAGAAAAGATTCCGACTATTTATGAAGTGATTCCGTTGCTAAAAAAAGAAATGGATGTGAATTTAGTGATTATGCCTCGCTATGAAAAAGAGAGACTAAAAAAGGATTTTGGAGGGATTGCTACTATTTTAGAAGAGAAGCTAAAGCCAGAAGAGTTTTACCCTTTTATTGATTTGTTTATCGGCGGAGGTGGGACAATGAATCTTGAATCGGTTTGTTATGGGATTCCCACCATTTCCACGCGTTCAATTTGGTTAGTTCATGATCAATATTTGATTAAAAACAAACTAATGTTTTGGAGTCAAGATTGCAATGAGATTGTGCAAATTACAAAATCTATGCTAGGCAAAAGGATTGATTCGCAAAGCTATTTCGTGCGTGGAGAATGCAGTTTTGATTCTATGATTGAGAGGATTACAAAGGAGATTTTATGCTAGGTGTGGCATTGCTTGGTTGTGGGAGAATCGCCCTTCGTCATGCAGAGCTTTTAAGTAGGGGTGAGATTGATGGTGCTAAATTAGTCTGCGTGTGCGATATAGATGAAAGTCGTTCCAAGCAATTTGGAGAGAAATATCAGGTTCCCTATTTTACAAGCTTAGATTTGATGATGGAATCTTGCAAAAATAAAATTGATATTGTTTCTATTCTTACTCCAAGTGGAATGCATGCCAAAAATACTTTGGAAGTTGCACCCTATAAAAAACATATTATTGTTGAAAAGCCTATGGCATTGACTTTAGAAGATGCCGACAAAATGATTGAAGCTTGTGATAGAAATGGAATAAGACTTTTTGTAGTCAAGCAAAACCGCTATAATTTGCCCGTTCAAAAATTAAGAGAGGCTTTGGAAGCGGGGAGATTTGGTAAGCTTGTAATGGGCAGTGTGCGAGTGCGATGGTGTCGAGACAATGCATATTATCGTCAAGATTCTTGGCGTGGGACTTGGGCGATGGATGGAGGTGTTTTTACTAATCAAGCTAGTCATCATATTGATTTATTGGAATGGATGATGGGTGATGTGGAGAGTGTGTTTGCCAAAAGCATAACAGCATTAAGTGAGATTGAAACTGAAGACACTGGAGTGGCGGTTTTGAAGTTTAAAAACGGAGCTTTGGGGGTGATTGAAGCAACCACTGCTACACGCCCTAAAGATTTAGAAGGCAGCATTTCGATTCTAGGAGAGTTTGGAAGTGTCGAGATTGGTGGATTTGCAGTAAATGAAATCAAAACTTGGAATTTTGTAGAATCTTTAGAAAGCGATAAAGAAGTGAGAGAAAAATACTCGACTAATCCGCCTAATGTTTATGGATATGGTCATAAAGAATATTATTTGCATGTGATTGATTCGATTGTGCATAATAAAAAAGCACTTGTTGATGGTTTAGAGGGGCGAAAGAGTTTGGAGCTAATTATTGCAATGTATGAATCAATTGAAACAGGCAAGGAAGTTTTTTTGCGATTCCAGCCTAAGCGGTGCAAATTAGGGCATCTATGAAA from Helicobacter colisuis includes:
- a CDS encoding Gfo/Idh/MocA family protein, translated to MLGVALLGCGRIALRHAELLSRGEIDGAKLVCVCDIDESRSKQFGEKYQVPYFTSLDLMMESCKNKIDIVSILTPSGMHAKNTLEVAPYKKHIIVEKPMALTLEDADKMIEACDRNGIRLFVVKQNRYNLPVQKLREALEAGRFGKLVMGSVRVRWCRDNAYYRQDSWRGTWAMDGGVFTNQASHHIDLLEWMMGDVESVFAKSITALSEIETEDTGVAVLKFKNGALGVIEATTATRPKDLEGSISILGEFGSVEIGGFAVNEIKTWNFVESLESDKEVREKYSTNPPNVYGYGHKEYYLHVIDSIVHNKKALVDGLEGRKSLELIIAMYESIETGKEVFLRFQPKRCKLGHL
- a CDS encoding DUF354 domain-containing protein, with product MIWIDVATPKYAMFFAGMIRELEKRGFEVLVTTRYAPNYTEAKEILELYQIPHIVLGEYGGATLLEKFEARISRQKEILDLFKARGVPKVLICGAVVDSVQVAYGIGIPVVNFGDTPAVDGVQYFGIPRNITHVARLTLPFSKILFYPFVLPKELMLRFVLDENQIQSYPFIDVALWINAIQKDPKNDFRTRYGLDTQKPTILIREEEYKAHYVKEKIPTIYEVIPLLKKEMDVNLVIMPRYEKERLKKDFGGIATILEEKLKPEEFYPFIDLFIGGGGTMNLESVCYGIPTISTRSIWLVHDQYLIKNKLMFWSQDCNEIVQITKSMLGKRIDSQSYFVRGECSFDSMIERITKEILC